In Anseongella ginsenosidimutans, one genomic interval encodes:
- a CDS encoding M20 metallopeptidase family protein, with translation MLKEKIRQLASDLHNETVLNRRHLHMHPELSFEEHNTSAFVAEKLSALGIPFEKKANTGLAALLKGEKKGPEKVIALRADMDALPIVEANTAEYKSKNEGVMHACGHDVHTSSLLGTAKILSELKQEFSGTIKLIFQPGEEKLPGGASLMIKEGVLENPVPQGVLGQHVMPLIDAGKVGFRSGKYMASTDEIYVTVRGKGGHGAMPHLNIDPVLIASHIVVALQQIVSRNANPLVPSVLSFGKVTAAGATNVIPVEVKMEGTFRTLDEAWRSDAHLKMKKMAESIAEGMGGSCEFEVRKGYPFLVNEEKLTASARRYAEEYLGKENVLDLDIWMAAEDFAFYSQVTPACFYRLGIRNESKGIISGVHTPTFDIDETALETGPGLMAFLALKELGN, from the coding sequence ATGCTTAAAGAAAAAATCCGGCAGTTAGCGAGCGATCTGCACAACGAAACGGTGCTGAACCGGCGGCACCTGCACATGCATCCCGAATTATCATTTGAAGAACATAATACATCGGCGTTTGTGGCCGAAAAGCTGTCCGCACTGGGTATTCCATTTGAAAAGAAAGCAAATACCGGCCTGGCAGCCTTATTAAAAGGGGAGAAGAAGGGTCCGGAAAAAGTGATCGCCTTGCGGGCGGACATGGATGCTTTGCCGATAGTGGAAGCAAATACTGCCGAATACAAGTCAAAGAACGAAGGAGTGATGCATGCCTGCGGGCATGATGTGCATACGTCTTCGCTGCTGGGCACCGCGAAAATCCTTTCGGAGCTAAAACAGGAATTTTCCGGAACAATTAAATTAATTTTTCAGCCCGGTGAAGAAAAACTTCCGGGAGGGGCGAGCCTGATGATCAAAGAAGGCGTGCTGGAAAACCCCGTTCCCCAGGGAGTACTCGGGCAGCACGTAATGCCCCTGATCGACGCGGGTAAGGTGGGCTTCCGCTCCGGAAAGTACATGGCCAGCACGGACGAGATCTATGTGACTGTCCGCGGAAAGGGCGGCCATGGAGCCATGCCTCATCTGAATATTGACCCGGTGCTGATCGCTTCGCATATCGTGGTTGCGCTTCAGCAGATCGTTAGCCGGAACGCTAACCCGCTTGTACCTTCGGTATTATCCTTCGGAAAAGTGACCGCCGCGGGCGCCACGAATGTCATACCGGTTGAAGTAAAGATGGAAGGAACATTTCGTACGCTGGACGAGGCCTGGCGCAGCGACGCGCATTTAAAGATGAAAAAGATGGCCGAAAGCATTGCGGAAGGAATGGGAGGGAGCTGCGAATTTGAGGTCCGTAAAGGTTACCCTTTCCTGGTGAATGAGGAAAAACTGACCGCGTCCGCCCGCCGTTATGCGGAAGAGTACCTTGGAAAGGAAAACGTACTGGACCTGGATATCTGGATGGCTGCCGAAGACTTTGCATTTTATTCGCAGGTGACCCCGGCGTGCTTTTACCGATTAGGCATCCGGAATGAAAGTAAGGGCATTATTTCAGGTGTGCATACTCCAACTTTTGA
- the secA gene encoding preprotein translocase subunit SecA: MLNIFTKLFGTKSDKDVKGLLPLVQKINEEYDKLQSLSNDGLRDKTTEFKQRIAEYLQKIDGEIAELKKQGEAEGIQVHEKVTLYDRVDKLEKERNKSLEEILWEILPEAFAVMKETARRFKENEILEVTATEMDRDLAATRGHVEIAGDKARYQNRWLASGNEIVWDMLHYDVQLIGGIVLHQGKISEMATGEGKTLVATCPAYLNALGGLGVHIVTVNDYLARRDSEWMGPLFEFHGLRVDCIDKHQPNSPNRRKAYQADIIYGTNNEYGFDYLRDNMARSPEDLVQGKLHYAMVDEVDSVLIDDARTPLIISGPVPKGDQHEFYDLKPRIERLVTAQKNYLNAALNAAKKQIAEGNTEEGGLALLRAHRGLPKNKALIKFLSEPGIKQILQKTENHYLQDQQREMHKADAELFFVIDEKNNSVELTEKGIELITASGEDASFFIMPDMGSEVAEIERSDLPEEEKVKKKDELMRDYGVKSERIHSVNQLLKAYTLFEKDVEYIIDNSKIKIVDEQTGRVMEGRRYSDGLHQAIEAKENVKVEDATQTFATVTLQNYFRMYHKLAGMTGTASTEAGELWEIYKLDVVEIPTNKPLVRDDRQDLVYKTQRAKYNAVIEEIAKLTGEGRPVLVGTTSVEISELLSRMLKLRGIRHNVLNAKLHQKEADIVAEAGIGGTVTIATNMAGRGTDIKLGPGVKDAGGLAIIGTERHESRRVDRQLRGRAGRQGDPGASQFFVSLQDDLMRLFTSDRVYNLMDKMGLKEDEVIQHSMITRSIERAQRKVEENNFGIRKRLLEYDDVMNSQRTVIYSKRHNALFGERLEVDLDNMLFDLIEEIVAEYSQGQNYEGFKLEMLRVFSYNIELSEQEFQEKKPADLLQLMHQALTDLYRRKSEQIAEMAYPVIKEVYETRGETFRNIAVPFTDGVRGLQVQVNLEKAHETRGKEIIKAFEKMVTLSIIDESWKEHLRDMDDLRQSVQNAVYEQKDPLLIYKFESFELFKQMISRVNREVISFLFKGSIPLQQPEQVREARQQPRPDTSRLRTNHPEYVSAGAASRVASAGGGMPVETEVKTQPVRVGEKVGRNDPCPCGSGKKYKNCHGK; the protein is encoded by the coding sequence ATGCTGAATATTTTCACGAAACTCTTCGGAACCAAATCGGATAAAGATGTAAAGGGCCTTCTGCCGCTTGTGCAGAAGATCAATGAGGAATACGATAAGCTGCAGTCTTTGAGCAATGACGGACTCCGGGATAAGACCACTGAATTCAAACAGCGCATTGCAGAATATCTTCAAAAGATCGACGGTGAAATAGCTGAGTTGAAGAAGCAGGGCGAAGCGGAAGGCATACAGGTGCATGAGAAAGTTACCCTGTATGACCGGGTGGATAAGCTGGAAAAGGAACGGAATAAATCGCTGGAAGAAATATTATGGGAGATTCTTCCGGAAGCCTTTGCCGTTATGAAGGAAACTGCCCGGCGTTTTAAGGAGAATGAAATACTTGAAGTAACTGCAACAGAAATGGACCGCGACCTGGCGGCTACCCGCGGGCACGTGGAGATCGCAGGGGATAAGGCGCGGTATCAGAACAGGTGGCTGGCCTCCGGGAATGAGATCGTCTGGGATATGCTGCATTATGATGTACAGCTGATCGGGGGGATCGTATTGCACCAGGGGAAGATCTCGGAAATGGCTACCGGTGAAGGAAAAACGCTGGTGGCAACTTGCCCGGCTTACCTGAACGCCCTGGGAGGGCTTGGCGTACATATTGTTACCGTAAACGATTACCTGGCCCGCCGCGACTCCGAATGGATGGGCCCCTTGTTTGAATTCCACGGACTCAGGGTGGATTGCATAGACAAACATCAGCCCAATTCCCCTAACCGCCGGAAGGCTTACCAGGCGGACATCATTTACGGAACCAATAATGAATACGGTTTTGACTACCTCCGTGATAATATGGCGCGCAGCCCCGAAGACCTTGTTCAGGGAAAGCTGCATTATGCAATGGTGGACGAAGTGGATTCAGTGCTTATTGACGATGCGCGTACGCCGCTTATTATTTCCGGACCGGTTCCAAAAGGCGACCAGCATGAGTTTTATGACCTGAAGCCCCGGATCGAAAGGCTGGTGACCGCTCAAAAAAATTACCTTAACGCGGCGCTGAATGCTGCGAAGAAGCAAATAGCCGAGGGAAATACCGAGGAAGGCGGCCTGGCTCTTTTGAGGGCTCACCGCGGGCTGCCTAAAAATAAAGCCCTTATCAAGTTCCTGAGCGAGCCGGGAATAAAGCAGATCCTGCAGAAAACGGAGAACCATTACCTCCAGGATCAGCAGCGCGAAATGCATAAGGCGGATGCGGAATTGTTCTTCGTGATTGACGAAAAGAACAACAGCGTGGAACTCACTGAAAAAGGCATTGAACTTATTACCGCCTCCGGTGAAGACGCCAGTTTCTTTATCATGCCTGATATGGGCAGCGAAGTGGCTGAGATAGAACGTTCGGATCTTCCCGAAGAAGAGAAAGTCAAGAAGAAAGACGAGCTGATGCGCGATTACGGCGTTAAATCCGAGCGTATTCATTCGGTCAACCAGCTTCTGAAAGCCTATACCCTGTTTGAAAAGGATGTGGAATACATCATTGACAACAGCAAGATAAAAATAGTTGATGAGCAGACGGGCCGCGTGATGGAAGGCCGCCGTTATTCGGACGGGCTGCACCAGGCCATTGAAGCAAAGGAAAATGTAAAGGTGGAAGACGCCACCCAGACATTTGCCACGGTTACCCTTCAGAATTATTTCAGAATGTACCATAAGCTGGCCGGGATGACCGGGACGGCCAGTACGGAGGCCGGGGAATTGTGGGAGATCTATAAACTGGATGTGGTGGAGATCCCCACCAACAAACCCCTGGTTCGCGATGATCGCCAGGACCTGGTATATAAAACCCAGCGGGCCAAGTACAATGCGGTGATTGAAGAAATTGCAAAGCTGACGGGAGAAGGCCGCCCGGTACTCGTGGGAACCACCTCTGTAGAGATCTCCGAATTGCTTAGCCGGATGCTGAAACTACGCGGGATCAGGCATAATGTGCTGAACGCGAAGCTGCATCAAAAAGAAGCGGACATTGTTGCGGAAGCCGGTATCGGAGGTACGGTGACGATTGCTACCAACATGGCCGGACGTGGTACCGACATTAAACTGGGCCCAGGGGTAAAGGACGCCGGCGGCCTGGCCATTATCGGTACTGAGCGGCATGAGTCAAGGCGGGTAGACCGGCAGCTGCGCGGACGTGCCGGACGCCAGGGCGATCCCGGCGCCAGCCAGTTCTTCGTATCCCTGCAGGATGATCTTATGCGCCTGTTTACTTCAGACCGTGTTTACAACCTGATGGACAAAATGGGGCTGAAGGAAGATGAGGTAATCCAGCATTCCATGATCACCCGTTCCATTGAACGCGCCCAGCGGAAAGTGGAAGAAAATAACTTCGGGATCAGGAAGCGGCTGCTGGAATACGATGACGTAATGAATTCCCAGCGGACAGTGATTTACTCCAAGCGGCACAATGCCCTTTTCGGCGAACGCCTGGAAGTAGACCTGGATAATATGCTGTTCGATCTTATCGAGGAGATCGTTGCCGAATACAGCCAGGGGCAGAACTACGAAGGCTTCAAACTGGAAATGCTCCGCGTATTCTCCTATAATATTGAACTCAGCGAACAGGAGTTCCAGGAGAAGAAGCCAGCCGATCTGCTGCAGTTAATGCATCAGGCCTTAACCGACCTGTACCGCCGCAAGAGCGAACAGATAGCTGAAATGGCTTACCCTGTGATCAAGGAGGTGTACGAAACCCGGGGCGAAACGTTCCGGAACATCGCCGTTCCCTTTACTGACGGAGTGCGGGGCCTGCAGGTACAGGTGAACCTTGAAAAAGCCCATGAGACCAGGGGAAAGGAAATCATCAAGGCATTTGAAAAGATGGTAACGCTGAGTATCATTGACGAATCCTGGAAAGAGCATTTGCGCGATATGGATGATTTGCGCCAGTCTGTCCAGAATGCCGTATATGAACAGAAAGATCCCCTGCTTATTTATAAATTTGAGTCGTTCGAGCTATTCAAGCAGATGATCTCCAGGGTGAACAGGGAAGTGATCAGCTTCCTGTTCAAAGGAAGCATTCCGCTTCAGCAGCCTGAGCAGGTGAGAGAGGCCCGGCAGCAGCCGCGGCCCGATACCAGCCGGCTCCGGACAAATCACCCGGAATATGTTTCAGCCGGGGCTGCTTCCAGGGTAGCCTCCGCGGGCGGCGGCATGCCTGTAGAAACAGAGGTGAAGACCCAGCCGGTCAGAGTGGGTGAAAAGGTTGGCAGAAACGATCCCTGTCCCTGCGGCAGCGGAAAGAAATATAAGAATTGCCACGGTAAGTAA